The Sinomonas sp. P10A9 genome includes a window with the following:
- a CDS encoding Lrp/AsnC family transcriptional regulator: MKVDKLDAKIVRLFTDEQRMNVLEASRILKVARATVQARLDRMVANGVIGEWAPHPEPQAFGFPVVAFCSLTINQDFGHDAVASALAEIPEVLEVHTVSGDSDLMARVAARSNSDLQRVLDAVTATRAVVRSSSVIVLNTHFEGRTLPLLEASAES; encoded by the coding sequence ATGAAGGTCGACAAGCTCGACGCGAAGATCGTCCGCCTGTTCACCGACGAGCAGCGCATGAACGTGCTCGAGGCGTCCCGCATCCTCAAGGTGGCCCGCGCCACGGTGCAGGCCCGCCTCGACCGCATGGTCGCCAATGGAGTGATCGGCGAGTGGGCGCCACACCCCGAGCCGCAGGCCTTCGGGTTTCCGGTGGTCGCCTTCTGCTCGCTGACGATCAACCAGGACTTCGGGCACGACGCCGTGGCGTCGGCTCTCGCTGAGATCCCGGAGGTCCTCGAGGTGCATACGGTCTCGGGCGACAGTGACCTCATGGCCCGCGTCGCGGCACGCTCCAACTCGGACCTGCAGCGGGTGCTGGATGCCGTGACGGCGACCCGGGCCGTGGTCCGCTCGTCGTCGGTGATCGTCCTCAACACCCACTTCGAGGGCCGCACCCTCCCGCTGCTCGAGGCCT